In Vespa velutina chromosome 14, iVesVel2.1, whole genome shotgun sequence, one DNA window encodes the following:
- the LOC124954059 gene encoding synaptotagmin-9 isoform X2: MFCFRVIQFRFEKDLLNRAEEAARSSKDVLVGLGSSVSLGRDSRTPKHSASRSDDEEWQSDHVFDSIASDSPRKIRHHLSESDDVPTSPLSPLAPPLPEGTVVASEKRMVIVKHPPRSLDSSHSRLNSLEIESEPRNKLSSSSSTCSTDEFRGDLEIGLIHDAFAGILTVRLLEARNLRARELSGTADPYAKIRLLPDRSNVWQTRIHRRTLNPVFDEDFVFEVNPESSLSDRTLEVLLYDFDAFSRHRGLGYAQFHLSTLVDILGLTLQTVRVPILRYGAEGGFRAPPLGELMVSLSYQPLAEKLTVIVVRAKNLPIPDDSSSCNPYVKVILMQDGKSLKKKKSSIKREATSPVWNDILSFDVPNEVFSKCALEFSILRANGELIAKCEVSSKCQKELFHRVLSGKGASAQWLPLSEPEVHCTDEYKD; this comes from the exons ATGTTTTGTTTTCGTGTTATACAATTTAG GTTCGAGAAAGATTTATTGAATAGAGCTGAAGAAGCTGCGAGATCTTCGAAGGACGTTCTAGTTGGATTAGGATCGAGCGTATCTCTTGGTCGTGATAGTAGAACTCCGAAACACAGTGCTAGCCGTTCCGATGACGAAGAATGGCAATCGGATCACGTATTCGATAGTATTGCGAGTGATTCCCCAAGGAAAA TCCGACATCATTTATCCGAATCCGACGACGTTCCAACGTCACCGTTGAGTCCTCTCGCACCACCTTTACCCGAAGGTACGGTCGTAGCATCGGAGAAGCGAATGGTAATCGTTAAACATCCTCCTAGAAGCTTAGATAGTTCTCATTCGAGACTGAATAGTCTTGAAATAGAGTCAGAACCACGGAACAAG ctttcttcttcctcgtcgaCGTGTTCAACGGACGAATTTAGAGGCGATTTAGAAATAGGATTGATTCATGATGCGTTTGCTGGTATTCTCACAGTACGCCTTTTAGag GCTCGTAATTTACGTGCACGTGAACTCAGTGGAACCGCCGATCCTTATGCTAAAATACGCCTGTTACCTGATCGAAGTAATGTCTGGCAAACGAGAATACATAGACGTACTTTAAATCCAG TTTTCGACGAGGACTTCGTATTTGAAGTAAATCCAGAATCGTCCTTGAGCGATAGAACTCTAGAAGTTCTATTATACGATTTCGATGCTTTCTCTAGACATCGTGGCTTGGGTTATGCACAATTCCATTTATCTACGTTAGTCGATATTCTTGGTCTAACGCTACAAACCGTTAGAGTACCGATATTGCGTTACGGAGCCGAGGGTGGCTTCAGAGCCCCACCTTTGGGAGAATTGATGGTGTCTCTTTCATATCAACCATTAGCGGAGAAATTGACGGTCATTGTTGTCAGGGCCAAGAATCTACCTATACCCGACGATTCATCAAGTTGCAATCCATATGTAAAG GTCATACTTATGCAAGATGGGAAAAGtctcaaaaagaagaagtccAGTATCAAACGGGAAGCGACAAGTCCAGTGTGGAATGATATTCTTAGCTTTGATGTTCCTAACGAAGTGTTTTCGAAGTGTGCATTAGAGTTTTCTATATTGCGTGCTAACGGTGAGTTAATTGCAAAATGCGAAGTTTCCAGCAAATGTCAAAAGGAACTCTTCCATCGTGTATTGTCAGGGAAGGGTGCCTCTGCACAATGGTTACCATTGTCCGAGCCGGAAGTTCATTGTACCGATGAATATAAAGATTAA
- the LOC124954059 gene encoding synaptotagmin-2 isoform X1, translating into MDVHGAGVVAVLGTVGAATGAISAVIVYTICTRRRRLPLLASGVGPLNWFEKDLLNRAEEAARSSKDVLVGLGSSVSLGRDSRTPKHSASRSDDEEWQSDHVFDSIASDSPRKIRHHLSESDDVPTSPLSPLAPPLPEGTVVASEKRMVIVKHPPRSLDSSHSRLNSLEIESEPRNKLSSSSSTCSTDEFRGDLEIGLIHDAFAGILTVRLLEARNLRARELSGTADPYAKIRLLPDRSNVWQTRIHRRTLNPVFDEDFVFEVNPESSLSDRTLEVLLYDFDAFSRHRGLGYAQFHLSTLVDILGLTLQTVRVPILRYGAEGGFRAPPLGELMVSLSYQPLAEKLTVIVVRAKNLPIPDDSSSCNPYVKVILMQDGKSLKKKKSSIKREATSPVWNDILSFDVPNEVFSKCALEFSILRANGELIAKCEVSSKCQKELFHRVLSGKGASAQWLPLSEPEVHCTDEYKD; encoded by the exons ATGGACGTTCACGGAGCCGGAGTGGTTGCCGTTTTAGGAACCGTTGGAGCTGCTACTGGAGCAATTTCAGCGGTGATCGTTTATACGATCTGTACACGACGTCGAAGATTACCCTTGCTTGCTTCGGGCGTCGGTCCTCTTAATTG GTTCGAGAAAGATTTATTGAATAGAGCTGAAGAAGCTGCGAGATCTTCGAAGGACGTTCTAGTTGGATTAGGATCGAGCGTATCTCTTGGTCGTGATAGTAGAACTCCGAAACACAGTGCTAGCCGTTCCGATGACGAAGAATGGCAATCGGATCACGTATTCGATAGTATTGCGAGTGATTCCCCAAGGAAAA TCCGACATCATTTATCCGAATCCGACGACGTTCCAACGTCACCGTTGAGTCCTCTCGCACCACCTTTACCCGAAGGTACGGTCGTAGCATCGGAGAAGCGAATGGTAATCGTTAAACATCCTCCTAGAAGCTTAGATAGTTCTCATTCGAGACTGAATAGTCTTGAAATAGAGTCAGAACCACGGAACAAG ctttcttcttcctcgtcgaCGTGTTCAACGGACGAATTTAGAGGCGATTTAGAAATAGGATTGATTCATGATGCGTTTGCTGGTATTCTCACAGTACGCCTTTTAGag GCTCGTAATTTACGTGCACGTGAACTCAGTGGAACCGCCGATCCTTATGCTAAAATACGCCTGTTACCTGATCGAAGTAATGTCTGGCAAACGAGAATACATAGACGTACTTTAAATCCAG TTTTCGACGAGGACTTCGTATTTGAAGTAAATCCAGAATCGTCCTTGAGCGATAGAACTCTAGAAGTTCTATTATACGATTTCGATGCTTTCTCTAGACATCGTGGCTTGGGTTATGCACAATTCCATTTATCTACGTTAGTCGATATTCTTGGTCTAACGCTACAAACCGTTAGAGTACCGATATTGCGTTACGGAGCCGAGGGTGGCTTCAGAGCCCCACCTTTGGGAGAATTGATGGTGTCTCTTTCATATCAACCATTAGCGGAGAAATTGACGGTCATTGTTGTCAGGGCCAAGAATCTACCTATACCCGACGATTCATCAAGTTGCAATCCATATGTAAAG GTCATACTTATGCAAGATGGGAAAAGtctcaaaaagaagaagtccAGTATCAAACGGGAAGCGACAAGTCCAGTGTGGAATGATATTCTTAGCTTTGATGTTCCTAACGAAGTGTTTTCGAAGTGTGCATTAGAGTTTTCTATATTGCGTGCTAACGGTGAGTTAATTGCAAAATGCGAAGTTTCCAGCAAATGTCAAAAGGAACTCTTCCATCGTGTATTGTCAGGGAAGGGTGCCTCTGCACAATGGTTACCATTGTCCGAGCCGGAAGTTCATTGTACCGATGAATATAAAGATTAA
- the LOC124954062 gene encoding NADH dehydrogenase [ubiquinone] iron-sulfur protein 6, mitochondrial: MANRSIFRLLDSSSKISRTNAPVVTLTVRKYSNESSDEVTHTGQKFEDDDYRLVRFIDRPKHVNPNWAINYISKAQSIPKKDRVVACDGGGGPLGHPKVYINLDEPGSNVCGYCGLQFHKEDHH; encoded by the exons ATGGCGAACAGGAGTATTTTCCGTCTGCTGGATTCTTCCAGCAAAATATCACGAACAAATGCACCAGTAGTAACTTTAACGGTACGAAAATACTCAAATGAATCATCCGATGAAGTAACTCATACCGGACAG AAATTTGAAGACGATGACTACCGACTTGTAAGATTTATCGATAGGCCAAAACATGTTAATCCTAATTGggctataaattatatatctaaagCACAATCTATCCCTAAAAAAGATCGTGTTGTAGCATGTGACGGTGGTGGTGGTCCTTTAGGACATCCTAAAGTTTATATCAATTTG GATGAACCAGGTTCAAATGTCTGTGGTTACTGTGGTTTGCAATTTCACAAGGAAGATCATCATTAA
- the LOC124954063 gene encoding 60S acidic ribosomal protein P1, with translation MTTKAELACVYSALILVDDDIAVTGEKIQTILKAANVDVESYWPGLFAKALEGVNVKDLITKIGSGVGAAPAAGVTAAAAAPASTEAAPAKEEKKKEEPEEESDEDMGFGLFD, from the exons atgaCTACCAAAGCCGAGCTTGCTTGCGTTTATTCTGCTCTTATTCTCGTCGACGATGACATCGCCGTAACG GGTGAGAAAATACAAACAATTTTAAAGGCTGCCAATGTGGATGTAGAATCTTATTGGCCTGGACTTTTCGCAAAGGCTTTGGAGGGTGTGAATGTGAAAGATCTTATCACTAAAATTGGGTCTGGCGTTGGTGCTGCACCTGCTGCCGGTG tCACTGCTGCTGCAGCTGCACCAGCCAGTACGGAAGCTGCCCCagctaaagaagaaaagaagaaggaagaaccaGAAGAAGAATCGGATGAGGACATGGGTTTTG GATTGTTCGATTAA
- the LOC124954061 gene encoding protein SYS1 homolog, which yields MVFIYEMNLFSNKAMNNISGQFRKTTWDPILIISQIVAVQSVMYFFLGIWIWIIASLLGSTNSLDYAFQYKEIHIRDFGGQLVIVIFILNALIGAMALWWLVQRTKQCMDFACTAHLIHLCCCWAYNASFPTSFSWWSLNIVSLSIMCVCGEFLCMRTELQAIPLSMNNQKTAL from the coding sequence ATGGTTTTTATCTATGAAATGAACCTATTTTCAAACAAAGCAATGAACAATATCTCTGGTCAGTTTCGTAAGACCACATGGGACCCTATACTCATTATTTCACAAATAGTAGCAGTACAGTCTgtcatgtatttttttcttggaaTTTGGATCTGGATTATAGCATCGCTTTTAGGCTCTACAAATTCTTTGGATTATGCCTTTCAATATAAGGAAATACACATTCGTGATTTTGGAGGACAATTAGTAATAGTAATCTTTATTTTGAATGCATTAATAGGTGCTATGGCCTTATGGTGGTTAGTACAGAGAACAAAACAGTGTATGGACTTTGCATGTACAGCTCACTTGATACATTTGTGTTGTTGTTGGGCATACAATGCCAGTTTTCCAACTTCGTTCAGTTGGTGGAGTTTGAATATTGTTTCCTTGAGTATAATGTGCGTATGTGGAGAATTTCTTTGTATGAGAACAGAATTGCAAGCAATACCACTGAGTATGAATAATCAAAAAACAGCCTTGTAA